In one window of Candidatus Avedoeria danica DNA:
- a CDS encoding sulfite exporter TauE/SafE family protein codes for MTALLDALEGAHAHAHTAAGAAAFFALGLAAGIHCLGMCGPLACLLGRPERTPFASLGLYHGARITAYSAVGAAFASIGAPLRPVLSWPVLAAIGTLPLLWYALRPAANAPLFLSRWHGVGARRLRGLRPPARALGLGLLTPLLPCGMLYAAAGAAAAAPSVPAGAAWMAAFAAGTLPLLVLGQAGFTWAARTQRGAWVPLVRRGTALLAALTLIGFALMGPM; via the coding sequence ATGACGGCGCTGCTGGACGCCCTCGAAGGGGCGCATGCCCACGCACACACCGCGGCGGGCGCGGCGGCGTTCTTCGCCCTCGGGCTGGCGGCCGGCATCCACTGCCTCGGGATGTGCGGGCCGCTGGCGTGCCTGCTCGGCCGACCGGAGCGAACGCCCTTCGCCAGCCTGGGCCTCTACCACGGCGCTCGGATCACGGCCTACAGCGCCGTCGGCGCGGCATTCGCGTCCATCGGCGCGCCGCTGCGGCCGGTGCTCAGCTGGCCGGTGCTGGCCGCGATCGGCACGCTGCCGCTCTTGTGGTACGCGCTGCGGCCTGCGGCGAACGCACCGCTGTTCCTGAGCCGATGGCACGGCGTCGGCGCCCGGCGCCTGCGGGGCCTGCGGCCTCCGGCCCGCGCGCTCGGCCTCGGCCTGCTGACGCCCCTCCTGCCGTGCGGCATGCTGTACGCCGCCGCCGGTGCCGCCGCGGCGGCGCCGAGCGTGCCTGCAGGCGCGGCGTGGATGGCGGCGTTCGCGGCCGGCACACTGCCGCTGCTCGTGCTCGGCCAGGCGGGATTCACGTGGGCCGCCCGCACGCAGCGGGGCGCCTGGGTGCCGCTCGTCCGGCGAGGCACGGCGCTCTTGGCCGCGCTGACGTTGATCGGGTTCGCGCTCATGGGGCCGATGTGA